TTAACAGCGCAGGACTTCTCGACAAATGCCCTTCATCAAAAGGGCAAGCCAGTGAGCGAAGACTTTGAATATAGCTCAAATACAAATAAAATTTGGCTCGATAGAGCAGGTCTTCTTGAGATGATAGGAGATGCTAAATGATCCCTTACAGCCGTCAGCAGATCACAGAAGAGGACATAAAGGCAGTCACTGATGCCTTAAAAGATGACATCTTAACAGGTGGCCAAAAGGTTAGTAAATTTGAAGAAGAGCTGGCAAAGTATGTTGGCGTAAAGCACGTGGTCGCCATGAATTCAGCCACTTCGGCTCTTCATGTGGCTTATCTAAGCCTTGGCGTAAAAGACGGCGATGAAGTGATCACGACGCCTATTACGTTTGCGGCCACTGCAAATGCGGCTTTGATGGCAGGAGCGCAGATTAAATTTTGCGACGTAAAAGCAAATGGCAACATCGATGAAGAGAAAATTCCAACTCTTATCACGCCAAAAACGAAGGTGATAACTGCTGTTGATTACGGTGGCAACCCAGTGGAGCTAGATAAGATCATAAATTTAGCCAAAAAGCATGGCATAAAAGTGATAGATGACGCCTCTCACGCCCTTGGTAGCGTACAAAATGGCGTAAAAGTGGGCGTTAAGGCTGATATTAGCATATTTAGCTTTCACCCTGTAAAGCCTATCACCACGCTTGAGGGCGGCGCACTTGCTACAAACGACGATGAGCTAGCAAGGCTTGCAAGGCTTTATAGAAGCCACGGCATCACCAAAACAAAGCTTTGGGATAGCGATATGAGCCTACTTGGATACAACTATAGGATCACAGACGTGGCCTGCGCTTTGGGGCTTAGCCAGCTAAAAAGACTGGACGACTTTATCGTTAAAAGAAATGAGATAGCTAAATTTTATGATGATAAATTTAGTGGGTGCGAGTATTTTAAAACTATAAAGATCCCAGCAAATACAACTAGCTCAAGGCACCTATATCCAGTACTTTTGGATGAGAAACTTTGGGATAAAAAAGAGCAAATTTTTGAAGCACTCTTGCAAAAGGGCGTTGGTGTGCAGGTGCACTACAAGCCAACATATAAATTTAGCTTTTATAAAGCGCTCCTTGGCGAAATTTCACTGCCAAATGCGGAGAAATTTTATAGTGCCGAGCTTAGCATCCCATGCCATCACGGCATGAGCGTGGATGATGCTAAATTTGTAGCTAGCACGCTATTTGATGTGCTAAAAAGCTTTAGCGAGTAAAAAATGATCTGCATCATCCCAGCAAGAGGCGGCAGCAAGAGGATACCTGGCAAAAACATAAAAGACTTTTTAGGCAAGCCCTTAATCGCATATAGCATTGAGGCCGCGCTAAATTCTAAAGTTTTTAGCGAAGTGATCGTAAGCACCGATGATGAAATGATCGCAAATGTGGCTAGAGAATTTGGAGCTAGCGTGCCATTTTTTAGAGATGCGAGCCTAAGCGATGACTACGCGACAAGCACTGACGTGATAAAAGACGCGATAGGGCGCGTAAATTCTGGCTTTAGTGATGTCTGCTGCCTTTATGCCACAGCACCGCTTATAAGGGCTGAAATTTTAAAAGAGGCTGCAGGAGAGTTTAAAAAGCAGGAGTGTAAATTTTTATTTTCAGCGACTGCGTTTGATTTCCCTATACAAAGGGCGATAAAACTTGATGAAAACGCTAGCGTTAGCATGTTTTATCCTCAGTTTGAAAAGACACGCTCGCAAGATCTTGAGCCTGCGTTTCATGACGCTGGGGCATTTTATTTTGGCAAAAAAGAGGCTTGGCTGGAGTGCAGTGCTTTGTTTGCGCCACACTCAAAGGCATATTTGCTGCCAAGAAATTTAGTCTGCGATATCGACACGCTAGAGGATTTTGAGTTTGCTAAGAAGCTTTATTTGATAAATAATGGAAAGATCTGATTGAAAGAATTTAAAGGACTCCTCTTGCTAAAAACGCTCGTGCGCGCTGATAGTAGCAGCAAGATAGGGCATGGGCACATCAGGCGAGACCTTTTGCTTGCTAAAAAATTTAACGACATCTCATTTGTATCTTTGAGGCTAGATGGTGACATTTTTGATGAGATAAACTACCCTAAATTTAGTTTAAGTAGTGGCGAGGTAGATGAACTTTGTGAACTTATAAAAGATGATAAATTTGAGCTTCTCATCATCGACCACTACGGCTTTAGCTTTGAAGACGAAAGAGCTATAAAAGAAAAAACTGGCGTTAAAATTTTATCATTTGATGACACTTACGAAAAACATTTTGCAGACTACATATTAAACGTAAATTTATATGCGCAAAAGGCAAGATATGAGGGGCTGGTAGAAAAAGGCTGTGAGGTATTTTGCGGAAGCGAGTTTTTGCTAGTTAGAGATGAGTTTTATGAAGAAGCGCAGGTAAAAAGGGAAAAAATTTACGACTATGCTATCATTCTTGGAGGCACTGATATCTCAGGGCTAAGTGCTAAAATTTCAGAAAAACTGCTCTTAAAAGGGCTAAAAACAGCCGTCATAACAACTAGCGGAAATAAAAACTTGAGCGCACTAAAAGAGCTATCAAGCAAGAGCGAAAATTTTAGCCTTTTTGTAGATAGTAAAAATGTAGCAAGGCTGATGAATGAGGCCAAAATGCTCATCATAACAGCAAGCTCGCTTGTAAATGAAGCTTATGTTTTGGGAGCTAAATTTAAAGCCATTTGCGTAGCGGATAATCAAAAAGAGATCTTTGCTTGGCTAAAAGAAAATGGCTATGAAGCCTACTGGGGAGATGAAATTTGCTTGAGCTTATAAATTTTACCTCGCTTAGCGATGAGCAAAAGCTGATGGTCTTAAAGTGGCGAAACGACGAGCGTATAGCCAAATTTATGAAAAATAAAAGTGTTGGCAAAGAGGAGCATTTTACTTTTTTAGAGAGATTAAAGAGCATTCAAGATAAGATTTATTTTTTAGTAAAAGACGAGAGTGAATTTATCGGAGTGATAAGCTTTGTTGATATCACAAAAGAAAGTTGCGAATTTGGCGTTTATAAAAACCCGGAGCTAAAAGGAGTGGGCAAAAAGTTGCTTGATCTCATAAAAGACTACGCTTTTTTTACATTAAAGGTTGGCTCGCTAAAGGCAAAAGCTTATAATAACAACGAAAAAGCACTCGCACTTTATAAAAATTTTGGCTTTAAGATCTACGCAAAAGATGATGAATTTAGCTATCTTGAGCTTAAAAAAGAAACGGACTAGCGGATGAAAATAGGAAATTTTGATACAGACAAAAAGGTCTTTATAATAGCAGAGCTCTCTGCTAATCACAGCGGTAGCCTAAAAACGGCGGTAGATACGATAAAGGCGGCTAAGCGTGCTGGGGCGGACGCAATAAAGCTTCAGACATATACGCCTGATAGTTTGACTCTAAATTCGCACCTAGACGACTTTGTCATAAAGGGCGGACTTTGGGACGAGCGAAATTTATACGAGCTTTACCAAGAGGCGCTAACGCCAAAAGAGTGGCACGCTGAGCTTTTTAAAGTAGCAAAAGAGGAGGAGCTTGTCTGCTTTTCAAGTCCATTTTGCAAGGATGACGCCAACTTTTTAGAACAGTTTAACCCACCAGCCTATAAGGTCGCAAGCTTTGAAGTGACGGATTATGATTTTGTAGAGTTTGTGGCCAAAAAAGGTAGGCCCATCATCATCTCAACTGGCATAGCCTACGAAGAAGAGATACAAGACGTGGTGCAAATTTGCAAAAATGCAGGTAATAGCGACATCGCCCTTTTAAAATGCACTTCAAGCTACCCAGCGCCGCTAAATGGCATGAATTTACAAACGATAGCTAATATGAGAGAGAAATTTGGCGTTGAGGTTGGCTTTTCAGATCACACTTTAGGCGTGACAGCCCCAGTTGTTGCGGTTAGCCTGGGTGCTAGGATAATTGAAAAGCATTTTATACTTGATAAAAGCGTAAAAAGCGTTGATAGCGCATTTAGCCTTGATGAGAGAGAATTTGCTCTTATGGCAAAGTGTGTTAGAGAGGCTGAGGAGCTTTTAGGCGTGGTAAACTACGAGCTAGATGAAAAAGCGGTTCTAAACAGGAGATTTTCGCGCTCACTTTATGCGAGTGCGGATATAAAAAAAGGTGAAATTTTTAGTGAGCAAAATGTAAGGAGTGTGCGCCCAGGGTACGGACTGCACCCTAAATTTTTAAAAGAGCTGATCGGCAAAAAAGCAAAAAGAGATATAAAATTTAGCGAGAGATTAACAAAGGAGGATTTTATATGAACAATAAAAACGATAAGGCATCTAATAAAAAGGCGAAACCGTCTAAAGATAATGTATCAAATATCCAAAATCCTATCTTTCAAAAAAATCTTCAAGCACTATTTCAGCAAGATGAAATTCTAGCAGCAAGGCTTTGGTCTATTGCTGGAAATGAAGACTATGAAATTTTTATAGGAAAAGATCCAATTGATATAAATTTAATAAACAAGCATACTTTTAAATATATCTATGAAAATCCTGGAGCAGACATTTTAAAGCTGCTTGAAGATATAGAAAGTGACTATAAACGTTATCCGATACTATTTTTTTATGGACTGGGCAATGGCGTACTCTATAAAGCATTAGCAAAAAATGAAACACACCAAAAAATCGTGGTCATAGAGCCAGAGATTGAGATCATATATCTTGTTTTAAATGTTATTGATCTATCAAGCGAACTAGAGAGTGGACAGATAATACTTTTTTATTCAAAATTTGCAACCTATACACATTTTTATTATCTGGTTACAGAAGCGAAACTAAACTCATATGCAAAAACCTATGATAATCTTATGATTCATATGCCTTTTTATGATCAGTTTGAAGAGGACTACATAAGAATAAACAAAGAGATTACAAGGGCATTTTCTCAAATAGTAGTTGCTCACGGCAATAGCATAGACGATCTTTTATTAGGCACAAGACAAAATTGTGAAAATTTAGTGCCCATGATTAGCAATTATTGCTACACAAGTCTTGTTAAAAAAAGATATGGTCTTATGGATACAGCCATAATTGTATCAACTGGTCCAAGCCTAGATAAACAGCTTAATACACTTAAGAAATTTGCTCCATATGTTAGCATTATAAGTGTTGATGCCTCTTACCCAATCCTTGCAAGGCATGATATCAAGCCTGATTATGTAATGTCGATTGAAAGAATAGAACCAACTTCTAGTTTTTTTGAAAAAAAACATCCAAATATTGATGACAATATACACTTTATTGTTGCCTCAGTTACACACAAGCAAACTATTAAAAATATCTTGCCAAGAAAACTAGTACTAACTATGAGACCTCAACAAGAGGAGTATATGTTTGGCCTAAAAAGATATGGATACTTGGGCGTGGGACATAGTTGTGCAAACATGGCCTACCAACTAGCCTATGTCTTAGGACATAAAAATATCGTTTTCATAGGACAGGATCTAGCGTTTGGTAAAGATGGGGCGAGCCATGCGAAAGGTCATGCTTTTGCGCAAGTGGATGAAAATTTATATGTTAAAGCCTATGGCGGAGAGGGAGAGGTTAAAACAACATATGTTTGGACTCTATTTAAAAATCAGTTTGAAAATGATATCGCCCAATCAAGCTTAGAGAATATAAAATCATATAACTGTACCGAAGGTGGTGCTAGAATAGAAGGCACTATAGAAAAGCCGTTTTTAGAAGTAATGCATGAGCTTTGCAAAGGCAAAGAGATTAAAAAACTGCCTAATATAAAAAAAGATAGTGAAACGACGGTAAATAAAAACCTTTTAAAAGCTTATAAAGTCATACTTGCAAAAATAAAAGCTCAAAGTGAAGTCAAACAACAAATAGAAAAAGTCTTTTTAGAAGTAGTGCCTAGTATAGATAAATTGCTTGAGCTCAATAAAGAAAATAAAATAGAAAAAAAGCACTTTGATGAGCTTCTTAAAATAACAAAAAAGATAGATAAACTAAAAGATGTAATCGCAAAACGTAATTATCAAAAATATGTAGATAATATATTGCAAATTTCAGTCTACTATCAAGAACTTGAGCTTGCAAAAATTTCTGTAGCACCAAGTGACACAACTATCCAAAAAACTAATAAGCTTCTTATGTGGGTAAACATGCACAAATACTGGATGTTCTCTGCAGCTGGTGGTCTAAATGCTGACATCGAAGTTACCAAAAAGGCTTCAAAAGCACTTGTTGCTGAGCTAAAAAAGAGAAAACTAATAACTAAAAACGAGATAGGAAAAGCGAAAGAAAATTTTATACTGAGTATATAAGCTAATTTGTAAGTAGAATTATTTTACTTACAGTCTTTTTATTTGGCTTACTAGTTTTAGTAAGCCTCTGTCACAATTATAAATTTATAGCACAACCCATTATTAAACCACTAGAGCAAAGACAAAATAGATACATTACTATTTATTTTTAGTAGATAAAGCCCCAAAGTTAAACTCTGGGGCGTGGGTTTGCGTATTGTAAAAGCATTAACACTCTTAAGGCTTTGTTACTGCGACAAAGCCTCTATCTAAAACCTTAATGAAACTATTGTAGTAGCTTCATTACGTTTTCGAGGAAACTTCACTCAGCTCCTACTATTGTAGAAGCTTCATTACGTTTTGTTGTACGCTGTTTGCTTGACTCATAGCATAAGCACCTGATTGAGCTAGGATGTTATGTTTTGAGAAGTTAGCAGACTCGCTAGCAAAATCAACATCTCTGATTTGAGATTCTGCTGATTTTACGTTAACTTGAGTTACAGTGATGTTATTAACTGTAGCTTGAAGTTGGTTTTGAACTGAACCAAGGTCTGAACGAACTTGATCAAGTGTTTTTTGAGCTGACTCAGCGATACTCATAACAGCCATCGCACCACGAAGTGTCATAACACCAGCAGATTGAGCTACTGATAAAGCTCCACTCATTCTTTGGAAGCCCATAGCAGTTGCTAGGTTTTTATCTATTTGGCCTCTTATGTCTCTTAGTGATACTGATTGTTGAGCACCACCATTAGCAGAGAATGCTAATGATAGTTTAGCAACGCCACCAGCATTTAACTTAATATCTCTACCATCAAGGCGAACTAGGTTTAGTCTGCCTACGAAACCAGTTAAAGATGTACCTTTTGCAGCTGCACCTTTACCACCAAGACCTTTTGAGATATCTTTACCACTTGCTACGATAGCACGGCCATCGCGGCTTGTTAGTACCATTTTACCTGTTTCAGCATCAACAGAAGCTTCAACGCCAGTTTGATCTTTTACAGAGTTGATAGCATTTACAAGTGCACCGTTTGCATCATTTGCTTTAACTTCCAAGTCGCCGATTTTAACGCCGTTGATTGTTAAAGACTGAATTAAACCGCCGCCAATAGCAGCACTAGCTTTCCAAGTAACATCAGCTGTAGCTCTAACACCAGTTTTATCAGCAACTTTGTTGATATTCTCAGCTAAAGAACCAAGTCCTTTACCTATACCTGTTGAGATAGTAGCAGCTGTAACGCCAACATCATTTACACCATCAACGTTTAAGAATTTAAGATTTACTACACCCATAGCTGTAAGTAGTCTTGAGCTCTCAAAACGTGTAAGACCGATCTTGTCAGACGTAGTCGCACCAATACTTGCTTTAACAGTTTGGTTTGAGTAAGCGCCTATTTGGAATTCTTTATTAGAGAATGTTCCGTTTAGTAGTTGCTGACCGTTAAATGAAGTAGTGTTACCGATATTGTCAAGCTCTTCCATTAGACGAACGATATCAGCTTGCAATGCTTGGCGTGATTGAGTTGTTTGGCCGTCTTGAGCTGATTGAGTAGCTTTTGTCTTGATAGTATCAAGAATTTTTAGCTGCTCGTCCATAGCTTTATCGGCAACTTGAATGATACCAATAGCATCATTACCGTTTGCAATAGCTTGACCTAAAGCTGAAGCTTGACTTCTTAAGCTATCTGCAATAGATAGACCTGAAGCATCGTCTGCAGCTGTTTGAATCCTAAGACCTGAGCTAAGTTTGTTAAGTGACTTAGATAGGTCAGTGTTGTTGCTAACTGCGTTAGCGTGTGTGTTAAGTGCGTTTACGTTTGTGTTAATACGAAAACTCATTGTAAATCCTTTTAATTTTTTAGTTACGACTTCTTGTCGCACAAAAACTATATCGTGAAATTTTCTAAAAACTTTATAGGTATGAATGAAAAAATTTTTAAAAAATTAACACGGATTTGATTTTTATGTCTTGATACTTTAAAAATTATTTTTGCTACAATTACGCCAAAAAAATTAAAGGCTATATATAATGAAAAGCTTAATCATCGTAGAGTCGCCTGCAAAAGCGAAGACTATAAAAAATTTCTTAGACAAAAACTACAACGTCATCGCTTCAAAAGGTCACATCAGAGACTTACCAAAAACTAGCTTTGGCATCAAGATAGAAGATGATAAATTTACCCCAGAATACCGCATCAGCAGTGATCACTCCGCCATCGTAAAAGAGATAAAAGAGCTCGCCAAAGGTGCTGATGAAATTTACCTCGCGACCGATGAGGATAGAGAGGGTGAGGCGATCGCATTTCACATAGCAAATGCCATCGGCAAAGAGCCAACCAGCCTGCCTCGCATCGTCTTTCACGAGATCACCAAAAGTGCCATACAAAATGCTCTAAAAAGCCCAAGACGCGTCGATATGAATAGCGTCAATGCCCAGCAAACAAGGCGATTGCTTGACCGCATCGTTGGCTACAAGCTAAGTCCGCTTTTAAATTTAAAGATACAAAAAGGTTTAAGTGCTGGCAGGGTACAAAGTGCGGCACTAAAGATAATAGTTGACCGTGAGCGTG
This is a stretch of genomic DNA from Campylobacter concisus. It encodes these proteins:
- the pseF gene encoding pseudaminic acid cytidylyltransferase, whose amino-acid sequence is MICIIPARGGSKRIPGKNIKDFLGKPLIAYSIEAALNSKVFSEVIVSTDDEMIANVAREFGASVPFFRDASLSDDYATSTDVIKDAIGRVNSGFSDVCCLYATAPLIRAEILKEAAGEFKKQECKFLFSATAFDFPIQRAIKLDENASVSMFYPQFEKTRSQDLEPAFHDAGAFYFGKKEAWLECSALFAPHSKAYLLPRNLVCDIDTLEDFEFAKKLYLINNGKI
- a CDS encoding flagellin B, whose amino-acid sequence is MSFRINTNVNALNTHANAVSNNTDLSKSLNKLSSGLRIQTAADDASGLSIADSLRSQASALGQAIANGNDAIGIIQVADKAMDEQLKILDTIKTKATQSAQDGQTTQSRQALQADIVRLMEELDNIGNTTSFNGQQLLNGTFSNKEFQIGAYSNQTVKASIGATTSDKIGLTRFESSRLLTAMGVVNLKFLNVDGVNDVGVTAATISTGIGKGLGSLAENINKVADKTGVRATADVTWKASAAIGGGLIQSLTINGVKIGDLEVKANDANGALVNAINSVKDQTGVEASVDAETGKMVLTSRDGRAIVASGKDISKGLGGKGAAAKGTSLTGFVGRLNLVRLDGRDIKLNAGGVAKLSLAFSANGGAQQSVSLRDIRGQIDKNLATAMGFQRMSGALSVAQSAGVMTLRGAMAVMSIAESAQKTLDQVRSDLGSVQNQLQATVNNITVTQVNVKSAESQIRDVDFASESANFSKHNILAQSGAYAMSQANSVQQNVMKLLQ
- the pseC gene encoding UDP-4-amino-4,6-dideoxy-N-acetyl-beta-L-altrosamine transaminase; the protein is MIPYSRQQITEEDIKAVTDALKDDILTGGQKVSKFEEELAKYVGVKHVVAMNSATSALHVAYLSLGVKDGDEVITTPITFAATANAALMAGAQIKFCDVKANGNIDEEKIPTLITPKTKVITAVDYGGNPVELDKIINLAKKHGIKVIDDASHALGSVQNGVKVGVKADISIFSFHPVKPITTLEGGALATNDDELARLARLYRSHGITKTKLWDSDMSLLGYNYRITDVACALGLSQLKRLDDFIVKRNEIAKFYDDKFSGCEYFKTIKIPANTTSSRHLYPVLLDEKLWDKKEQIFEALLQKGVGVQVHYKPTYKFSFYKALLGEISLPNAEKFYSAELSIPCHHGMSVDDAKFVASTLFDVLKSFSE
- the pseG gene encoding UDP-2,4-diacetamido-2,4,6-trideoxy-beta-L-altropyranose hydrolase produces the protein MKEFKGLLLLKTLVRADSSSKIGHGHIRRDLLLAKKFNDISFVSLRLDGDIFDEINYPKFSLSSGEVDELCELIKDDKFELLIIDHYGFSFEDERAIKEKTGVKILSFDDTYEKHFADYILNVNLYAQKARYEGLVEKGCEVFCGSEFLLVRDEFYEEAQVKREKIYDYAIILGGTDISGLSAKISEKLLLKGLKTAVITTSGNKNLSALKELSSKSENFSLFVDSKNVARLMNEAKMLIITASSLVNEAYVLGAKFKAICVADNQKEIFAWLKENGYEAYWGDEICLSL
- the pseI gene encoding pseudaminic acid synthase — encoded protein: MKIGNFDTDKKVFIIAELSANHSGSLKTAVDTIKAAKRAGADAIKLQTYTPDSLTLNSHLDDFVIKGGLWDERNLYELYQEALTPKEWHAELFKVAKEEELVCFSSPFCKDDANFLEQFNPPAYKVASFEVTDYDFVEFVAKKGRPIIISTGIAYEEEIQDVVQICKNAGNSDIALLKCTSSYPAPLNGMNLQTIANMREKFGVEVGFSDHTLGVTAPVVAVSLGARIIEKHFILDKSVKSVDSAFSLDEREFALMAKCVREAEELLGVVNYELDEKAVLNRRFSRSLYASADIKKGEIFSEQNVRSVRPGYGLHPKFLKELIGKKAKRDIKFSERLTKEDFI
- the pseH gene encoding UDP-4-amino-4,6-dideoxy-N-acetyl-beta-L-altrosamine N-acetyltransferase, translated to MLELINFTSLSDEQKLMVLKWRNDERIAKFMKNKSVGKEEHFTFLERLKSIQDKIYFLVKDESEFIGVISFVDITKESCEFGVYKNPELKGVGKKLLDLIKDYAFFTLKVGSLKAKAYNNNEKALALYKNFGFKIYAKDDEFSYLELKKETD
- a CDS encoding motility associated factor glycosyltransferase family protein; protein product: MNNKNDKASNKKAKPSKDNVSNIQNPIFQKNLQALFQQDEILAARLWSIAGNEDYEIFIGKDPIDINLINKHTFKYIYENPGADILKLLEDIESDYKRYPILFFYGLGNGVLYKALAKNETHQKIVVIEPEIEIIYLVLNVIDLSSELESGQIILFYSKFATYTHFYYLVTEAKLNSYAKTYDNLMIHMPFYDQFEEDYIRINKEITRAFSQIVVAHGNSIDDLLLGTRQNCENLVPMISNYCYTSLVKKRYGLMDTAIIVSTGPSLDKQLNTLKKFAPYVSIISVDASYPILARHDIKPDYVMSIERIEPTSSFFEKKHPNIDDNIHFIVASVTHKQTIKNILPRKLVLTMRPQQEEYMFGLKRYGYLGVGHSCANMAYQLAYVLGHKNIVFIGQDLAFGKDGASHAKGHAFAQVDENLYVKAYGGEGEVKTTYVWTLFKNQFENDIAQSSLENIKSYNCTEGGARIEGTIEKPFLEVMHELCKGKEIKKLPNIKKDSETTVNKNLLKAYKVILAKIKAQSEVKQQIEKVFLEVVPSIDKLLELNKENKIEKKHFDELLKITKKIDKLKDVIAKRNYQKYVDNILQISVYYQELELAKISVAPSDTTIQKTNKLLMWVNMHKYWMFSAAGGLNADIEVTKKASKALVAELKKRKLITKNEIGKAKENFILSI